CCATGGGCATAATCACGCCGATTCCCAGGAGTGCTCCCAGGATGATGTAGCTCCACATCCGCACATCGTGCCCGTGAACGGAGAAGAGGATGTAATAAGGATCGTACCCGCGAAAAACCAGCTCTCCCGTTGTCCATGTGGCGGCCAGGACTGCTGCAATCACGATCGTCCGAAGGACAACCTGAAACACGCGACGAGTTTTCTCTGGTATCTTCCAGAGGCCGTCGAATGAAGGATAACGGAGCCAGCGCTTTCCCATCTTTCCCGTCCACTCCGAAAGAGCGCCTACCGGGCAGACCCACCCGCAGAAGGCCTTTCGGGCCAGAAGGGTCAGAAGGATCAGAGAAAGAAAAAGCGCGAGGTTCAGTTCTCCTGCCGCGCAGGTGAAGCGCTGACGGGTAAAGAGAGCATAGGCCGTTTCCAGGCCGCCGAAGGGACAGTACTTTTCGACGGAAGTCAGGGAATGACCCAGGGAGAAGCGGATCCCGGTAACCGCCGCTGCGATCACAATTCCGAGCTGAAATAGAACCCGAATCCGCTTCATCGCCAGGACTCCGGAACCGTGATCGAGGCACCCTCCAACTTCTCAGCATGAGAAAAACAATGATCGTTAAACAAAACGGCCTATTGTAATGAATTCTGATATCTCAGTCAACGAATTCTGTGCTGATCTTCCTGCGAATCGTAAGTTTCGGAAGGTGTAGATCCTTAATGGTACGGGCACCACTGCGTCATGCCGCGTTCGGCCGGGATCGAGTCAAATCCGGCACTACCTTCCGTACCCGAAATTCCATTATCTGCAGTCACAAGGAAAAACCAGGCTCCTGTCTCCGTCGGAAGAGAGGGGTCCACGCCCGATGCAAGACGGTTACCGCCTGTAGAAAGGCCCGGATTTGCATTACAGATGGATTTCCCGTTTGAGCCGTTGGAGTCGAAAAGATTGGTAGCTGAATTTCGAGGATTGTTGGCGATGTAGATGTTGTAGTTGAGGGCTCCCACATCTCCGAATTCCAGATCGACCAGAGAACCGTTCTTCATGGCGTACAGAGGCGGATCGGCGGGAGGTGCCGAGACTTCGTCCACAGGGGATTCGGATGATGGAACGATGGGAATCAGGCACCATGTGTTCAGAGTACCCGTATCCGAACCAACACGATCACTGGCGTTCAGGGTCCATGTTCCGGATGCGGCCTGGCCGTCGAAGGCGCTGAGAGGGTTGTTGGGAGTATAGGGGCCTGTATCAATCGTGGGGGTTGACCCCTGGCAAACGTTTTCCACTGAACCGTTTGCGGCTTCGTCGTCCAGGTGCGTGTCGATGTTATCCCCGGAGCAACCATAGGTGGAGGCAGGGACGCCCGGTCGATCGAACACGGTCACCGAAGTGGTTGCAGATGGATTCGTAAGTCTAAAGATGACATCTCCCACCCAGGTGTGGGTCGCTGTGATCGTGATGTCCAGGTCCACAAGGTTCCCCGGAACAGAAAGAGACAATGTGGAGTTTGCTCCAGTCGTGTTATTGTCCGGGATCGCCATATTGGGGGAAGTACAAACCGGTGTACCTCCACCTACAAGGACGGTCCGGAATCGATAGGTGGAGGACGTTCTCGGATTGCAGCTGTTTTCCGCCGTGACCCGCCAGTAATATACGGTCCCCGATGTAAGGGATGAGGGAATCGCAATACTGGTCCCGGTAAGGGTTGTGGAATAGACAATGGAGGAGAAGTCAATCGTATCGGAGATTTCAAGCAGATAGCTGGTTGCCGAGCTGGATGATCCCCAGGACAGAGTTGGATTCAAAGACTGATCCACGGCTCCGTCGGATGGGGATGACAAAGAAAAAGCCCCGGGAGCCGCTTCCACACTGAGAGTGACCGGAAGATCCGCCGAATAGATCCCATCGTTTCCAGTGACGGTTGGTGTGTAGGTCCCGGCGGTGATGCCATCGAGACCGCTGATCGTAATAATCGTTGAACCGGGAGCTGTAACAGGATTGGTCTGGAACGAACAGGTTGCCCCCGCGGGACATCCTGTCAGGCCTAAAGTTACAGGTCCGGTAAAACGGAAATCATCGACATGGACCGTATAGGTCAGGGTCGGGGTCGTGCTCCCGCACACGGCATCACAGCCGTGATCCACCTGGAGAGCTCCGCAGGCGGGGAGAGTAAAACTGCCGATCCGGGTTCTCCAGCTTGTCGTGGCAGTGGACTGGTAATATTCACCGACATACCAGAACGTGCAGTCGTCCGCAGGATCGACTGTAAGGTTCGTGTAATCGCCCCAGCGGCCTGCAGAACCTGTCTGGGATCCATTCCCTGTCATCATCGTGACTTCGGACTGAAGCGTGCCCGGACAATCCGATGCGTACCGTGTGGCATACCGGATCGATGGAGAAACAGTGCTGGAGGTAACACTGTACCCGAGAGCCAGGTTGCCGTCTCTGT
The sequence above is a segment of the Thermoanaerobaculia bacterium genome. Coding sequences within it:
- a CDS encoding 4Fe-4S binding protein, producing MKRIRVLFQLGIVIAAAVTGIRFSLGHSLTSVEKYCPFGGLETAYALFTRQRFTCAAGELNLALFLSLILLTLLARKAFCGWVCPVGALSEWTGKMGKRWLRYPSFDGLWKIPEKTRRVFQVVLRTIVIAAVLAATWTTGELVFRGYDPYYILFSVHGHDVRMWSYIILGALLGIGVIMPMAWCRFLCPLGTALWPVSKIGFLRLRRSENACTGCGACDEACPQSLTIATVPEVRSGECTLCLECTDACPSPGALELFTNGKKP